The following proteins are co-located in the Vigna angularis cultivar LongXiaoDou No.4 chromosome 2, ASM1680809v1, whole genome shotgun sequence genome:
- the LOC108327385 gene encoding probable mitochondrial-processing peptidase subunit beta, mitochondrial, translating into MSLNRLLSAARRSDRRASALSSFRSLSASPALAPSAASPPAPPPPTAMVYDRAAEAIKSKLRQLENPDPRFLKHGSPRPTLSDHTRILAAPETRVTTLPNGLRVATESSLAARTATVGVWIDAGSRFETEETNGTAHFLEHMIFKGTERRNARELEEEIENMGGHLNAYTSREQTTYYAKVTDSDVPQALDILADILQNSRFEENRISRERDVILREMEEVEGQTEEVIFDHLHATAFQYTPLGRTILGPAQNIKTITKAHLQSYIQTHYTAPRMVIAASGAVKHEDIVEQVKKLFTKLSTDATTTAQLVAKEPAIFTGSEVRMLDDDIPLAQFAVAFEGASWKDPDSIALMVMQAMLGSWNKTAGGGKHMGSELAQRVGINEVAESIMAFNTNYKDTGLFGVYAVAKPDSLDDLSYAIMNETTKLAYRVSEDDVTRACNQLKSSLLLHIDGTSPVAEDIGRQLLTYGRRIPFAELFARIDAVDASTIKRVANRFIYDKDVAIAAMGPIQRLPDYNWFRRRTYWNRY; encoded by the exons ATGTCCCTCAACCGCCTCCTCTCCGCGGCCCGCCGCTCAGACCGGCGGGCCTCCGCACTCTCCTCCTTCCGATCTCTCTCCGCGTCCCCCGCTCTCGCCCCCTCCGCCGCCTCCCCTCCCGCTCCACCGCCCCCCACCGCCATGGTCTACGACCGCGCTGCCGAGGCCATCAAGTCCAAGCTCCGCCAGCTCGAGAACCCAGACCCTCGCTTCCTCAAACACGGCAGCCCCCGCCCCACGCTCTCCGATCACACTCGCATCCTCGCTGCCCCTGAGACGCGCGTTACCACGCTCCCTAATGGCCTCCGCGTCGCCACCGAATCTTCCCTCGCCGCCCGAACCGCCACCGTCGGCGTCTGGATCGACGCCGGCTCGCGCTTTGAGACCGAGGAGACCAACGGCACCGCGCACTTCCTGGAGCACATGATCTTCAAGGGCACAGAGCGCCGCAACGCGCGTGAGCTTGAGGAAGAGATCGAAAACATGGGAGGGCATCTCAACGCGTACACCTCACGCGAACAGACCACATATTACGCTAAGGTTACCGATAGCGATGTCCCCCAAGCCCTCGACATCCTCGCCGACATTCTTCAGAATTCTCGATTTGAGGAAAATCGCATCAGCCGCGAACGTGATGTTATTCTCCGTGAAATGGAGGAG GTTGAGGGTCAAACTGAGGAAGTGATCTTTGACCACCTACACGCAACTGCATTCCAATACACTCCTCTTGGAAGGACCATTCTTGGACCTGCTCAGAACATTAAGACAATCACCAAAGCTCATCTGCAGAGCTACATTCAGACACATTACACGGCTCCTAGGATG GTAATAGCTGCATCTGGAGCTGTAAAGCATGAGGATATTGTTGAGCAAGTGAAAAAGTTGTTTACTAAGTTGTCGACAGATGCCACTACCACAGCTCAATTGGTTGCTAAAGAGCCAGCTATTTTTACTGGTTCCGAG GTTagaatgcttgatgatgatatTCCCCTTGCACAATTTGCGGTGGCTTTTGAGGGGGCATCGTGGAAGGACCCAGACTCAATTGCTCTCATGGTCATGCAAGCTATGTTGGGCTCTTGGAATAAGACTGCAGGAGGTGGTAAACACATGGG TTCTGAGTTAGCTCAACGGGTTGGTATTAATGAAGTTGCAGAGAGCATTATGGCTTTCAATACCAATTACAAGGACACAGGTCTTTTTGGTGTTTATGCAGTTGCTAAG CCTGATAGCTTGGATGATTTGTCATATGCAATAATGAATGAGACAACCAAGTTGGCTTATCGTGTTTCAGAAGATGATGTTACACGTGCTTGTAATCAG TTGAAATCTTCGTTGCTACTACACATTGATGGAACAAGTCCAGTGGCTGAAGATATTGGCCGTCAG CTGCTTACCTATGGTAGGAGAATCCCGTTTGCTGAATTGTTTGCTAGAATTGATGCGGTTGATGCCAGTACAATTAAACGGGTTGCAAACAGGTTTATTTATGACAAG GATGTAGCTATTGCTGCCATGGGTCCTATTCAGCGTTTGCCCGACTACAACTGGTTCAGACGCAGAACCTACTGGAACAGATATTAG
- the LOC108327384 gene encoding uncharacterized protein LOC108327384, which yields MAPRLPPPPQPNEPDTSNSARLMEAVIDRLQQQNTTLMEQNATLMQQNQNAMQSLEAARASSETTLRQLMEILAATRGTPGASSSNAAPHVEWSLESFLQHRPAKFSGTCLPDEADQWLRDMERIYNAKMYPDENRLAFTEYLLTGEASHWWASVRAILTDAHSPITWEVFRSKFYEEYFPDSVRFAKEVEFLQLTQGGMTVSEYTNKFKHLVRFNTMATSAEWQCRKFENGLRSDLKVLISSLCIRSFPAMVERAKVLEKNMAEAEQHKKQQTSRGPILTRPNLTRNSTPYACPGQSSGSQAVVVAGQTGQSGAVRCFQCGGPHFKSACPQLAGVKYCTRCRRHGHLENECNMGGRTLMRPPNAGRNQQGRGGRAQAVGRVYAITGAEAASSGTLITSTCLIHGKQCCVLFDSGATHSFISKACVDKMGIVESDMQFDLVVSTPAAGEIRTSTVCARCPIEVEGHCGAKELIFPEEYEEELGVTLSQIKEDIMEGASCFLIMTHEDREVTDKSFERSSNKYTEGRTVVDEFPDVFPDEVPGLPPVREVEFTIDLIEELMDKRFIRPSVSPWGAPMLLVKKKDGSSRLCIDYRQLNKLTIKNRYPLPRIDDLLDQLHGASVFSKIDLRSGYHQIPVKEGDIQKTAFRSRYGHYEYVVMPFGVTNAPAVFMDYMNRIFRPYLDRFVVVFIDDILIYSKSCEEHEEHLRLVLGVLRENELYAKFTKCEFWMKEVQFFGHVVSADGISVDPAKVRAVLEWESPRSVTEVRSFVGLAGYYRRFIEGFSKIVAPLTQLTRKDHPFAWTDRCESSFQELKRKLTSAPVLVIPDTAKPFKVYCDASHQGLGCVLMQEKRAVAYASRQLKIHERNYPTHDLELAAELNMRQRRWLEFLKDYDFELLYHPGKANVVADALSRKAVHVSVMMVKELSLVESFRDLRLQFELGANVIKCCNLRISSNVFDRIKTKQREDEDLVKILSALGTDQAKHFNTGTDGMLRYMGRTCVPNDGDLKRIILEEGHHSRLSIHPAAGNSRMEVGQHFNGLHDSFASHGQESRFHLGDSGSSYKECPLPSCQLEDSLQSELGSKLQMSSAYHPQTDGQSERTIQTLEDLLRTCVLDHMGVWDEVLPLVEFTYNNSFQSSIGMAPFEALYGRKCRTPLCWFQEGESILTGPELVQQTTEKVKLIQERLKTSRSRQKSYADKRRRPLEFKAGDHVFLRINPTTGVGRTLRSKKLSPKFVGPYQITRKIGPVAGEMALPPQLSNLHPVFHVSQLRKYISDPSHILELEDVRFRQDRTLEMKPVRIEDVRTKLYKRKDVRLVKVVWDDKTGDSTWEVEDAMRDLYPHLFPGKSSIFEDENFCS from the exons TTGGAAAGCTTTCTTCAACACCGTCCAGCCAAGTTTAGTGGGACGTGTCTTCCTGATGAGGCAGACCAATGGCTGCGTGACATGGAGAGAATTTACAACGCTAAGATGTACCCAGATGAGAACCGTTTAGCCTTCACAGAATACCTTCTAACGGGAGAAGCgagccactggtgggcgagcgTGAGGGCCATATTAACGGACGCTCACAGTCCTATTACTTGGGAAGTTTTCAGGAGCAAATTCTATGAAGAATATTTTCCAGATAGCGTCCGTTTCGCCAAAGAGGTGGAATTTCTACAGTTGACACAAGGAGGGATGACTGTTTCTGAGTATACGAACAAGTTTAAGCACTTAGTTCGTTTTAATACCATGGCAACCAGTGCGGAATGGCAGTGTAGGAAATTTGAGAATGGTTTGAGGAGCGATCTAAAGGTGTTAATCTCCAGCCTGTGTATCCGTTCATTTCCGGCAATGGTTGAGCGAGCAAAGGTATTGGAGAAGAACATGGCTGAAGCTGAGCAGCATAAGAAGCAACAGACTTCCAGGGGGCCGATATTAACAAGACCAAATCTGACTCGGAATAGTACTCCATACGCGTGTCCAGGACAGTCAAGTGGATCGCAAGCAGTGGTAGTGGCTGGACAGACCGGACAATCAGGGGCAGTAAGGTGTTTTCAATGTGGAGGACCTCATTTCAAGTCAGCTTGTCCTCAACTGGCAGGAGTAAAATATTGCACTCGTTGTAGAAGACATGGCCACCTAGAGAACGAATGTAATATGGGGGGACGTACATTGATGAGACCGCCGAACGCTGGAAGGAATCAGCAAGGGAGAGGTGGACGAGCCCAAGCTGTTGGGCGTGTGTATGCGATCACTGGAGCGGAAGCTGCGAGCTCAGGTACGCTCATCACCAGTACCTGCTTAATTCATGGAAAGCaatgttgtgtgctgtttgacTCGGGGgcgacacactccttcatctcgaaggcgtgcgttgataAGATGGGGATAGTTGAGAGTGACATGCAGTttgacttggtggtgtcaaccccagcagCTGGAGAGATTAGGACATCTACTGTGTGCGCtagatgtcctattgaggtaGAAGGGC attgtggaGCTAAGGAGTTAATTTTTCCTGAGGAATATGAAGAAGAGTTGGGTGTGACGCTCAGTCAAATTAAGGAAGATATAATGGAAGGCGCTAGTTGTTTCTTGATCATGACGCATGAAGACAGAGAGGTTACGGATAAGagttttgaacgttcgtccaacaAGTAcactgaaggacgaacggttgtggACGAATTCCCGGACGTCTTCCCGGATGAGGTGCCTGGATTGCCTCCCGTTCGTGAAGTTGAGTTTACCATTGATTTG ATTGAAGAACTGATGGACAAGAGGTTCATCCGTCCAAGCgtgtcaccttggggagcgcctaTGTTAttggtaaagaagaaggatggcagctctcggctaTGCATTGACTATCGTCAAttgaataagctgaccatcaagaacagaTACCCACTGCCTCGCATTGACGATCTCCTGGATCAATTGCATGGAGCGAGCGTCTTCTCCAAGATAGATTTGAGATCGGGCTACCACCAAATTCCTGTTAAGGAAGGAGATATTCAGAAGACGGCCTTTAGATCTCGATATGGACATTATGAGTACGTAGTCATGCCGTTCGGTGTGACGAACGCTCCAGCAGtcttcatggactacatgaataGGATCTTCAGGCCGTACTTGGACAGATTTGTGGTGGTGTTCATTGAcgatattctcatctactccaagagTTGTGAAGAGCATGAAGAGCACTTGAGATTAGTACTTGGagtgttgagagaaaatgagttGTACGCTAAGTTTACCAAGTgcgaattctggatgaaggaagtgCAATTCTTTGGTCACGTCGTATCTGCTGATGGAATTTCAGTCGATCCAGCCAAAGTACGAGCGGTCTTGGAATGGGAAAGTCCACGCTCGGTCACTGAAGTTAGGAGCTTTGTGGgactcgcgggctactataggcgtttCATAGAAGGattctctaagatagtagcaccgTTAACGCAACTGACCAGGAAGGAtcacccgttcgcttggaccgatcggtgtgaatctAGTTTTCAAGAGCTGAAGcggaagttgacgagcgctccagtttTGGTAATTCCGGACACTGCCAAACCTTTCAAAGTTTACTGTGACGCATCACACCAAGGTTTGGGGTGCGTTCTTATGCAAGAGAAACGAGCAGTGGCGTACGCCTCTCGGCAATTGAAGATACATGAGAGGAATTATCCAACGCACGACCTAGAGCTGGCAGCG gagttgaatatgaggcagcGGAGGTGGCTTGAATTCCTAAAGGATTATGATTTCGAGTTGCTTTATCACCCTGGTAAAGCGAACGTTGTGGCGGATGCTCTAAGCAGGAAGGCAGTTCATGTCTCGGTAATGATGGTTAAAGAGCTAAGTTTGGTGGAGAGTTTCCGAGACCTAAGGTTACAGTTCGAATTAGGAGCGAATGTTATTAAatgctgtaaccttagaatTTCTAGCAACGTGTTTGACCGTATCAAGACGAAACAACGAGAGGATGAAGATTTGGTGAAGATTTTAAGcgcgctcggtacggatcaGGCCAAACATTTCAACACTGGAACGGACGGCATGTTACGTTACATGGGTCGGACGTGCGTTCCTAATGATGGCGACCTGAAGAGGATTATCTTGGAGGAAGGACACcatagtcgtcttagcatacaccctg CAGCTGGAAattccagaatggaagtgggacagcatttcAATGGACTTCATGACTCATTTGCCTCGCACGGTCAAGAATCACGATTCCATTTGGGTGATAGTGGATCGTCTTACAAAGAGTGCCCACTTCCTAGctgtcaacttgaagat tcGTTGCAAAGCGAACTGGGCagcaaactccaaatgagttcagcgtaccatcctcagacggacggtcaatcCGAGAGAACAATCCAAACGCTCGAGGATTTATTACGGACGTGCGTACTCGATCACATGGGCGTTTGGGATGAAGTATTGCCGTTAgtggagttcacctacaacaacagcttcCAGTCCAGCATTGGAATGGCTCCCTTCGAAGCTCTTTACGGACGTAAATGCCGCACACCACTTTgctggtttcaagaaggagaaaGCATATTGACTGGACCAGAACTCGTTCAACAAACGACTGAAAAGGTGAAATTAATACAAGAGAGATTGAAGACGTCCAGAAGCAGGCAGAAGTCATATGCCGATAAGAGAAGACGACCCTTGGAGTTCAAAGCTGGCGATCACGTTTTTCTAAGGATTAATCCAACTACTGGAGTAGGCAGAACGTTACGATCAAAGAAATTATCTCCCAAGTTCGTGGGGCCGTACCAGATCACAAGGAAGATTGGACCAGTTGCAGGCGAAATGGCTTTGCCTCCACAATTGTCCAACCTTCATCCGGTgtttcacgtttctcaactccGGAAATACATATCGGATCCCTCACACATATTGGAGCTAGAGGACGTTCGTTTtcgacaagaccgaacgctggagaTGAAGCCGGTTCGCATTGAAGACGTTCGTACTAAGTTATACAAAAGGAAGGACGTTCGACTGGTGAAAGTAGTGTGGGACGACAAGACTGGCGACTCTACGTGGGAAGTTGAGGATGCCATGAGAGACTTATACCCTCATCTATTTCCTGGTAAGTCttcaattttcgaggacgaaaatttttgtagttag